The DNA segment TCGGTGTCCGAGTACTTGTGGTGGACGCGGTGCGTCCCCCCCCACCACAGCGGGCCCTTCTGCGTCGCCGTGGTGCCGAGCAGCGCGAGCAGGAATTGCAGGCCGCGGCTCGTCTTGTAGCTGCGGTGCGAGAAGTACCGGTGGTAGACCCCCGTGATCGCGAACATCCGGACGAAGTACGTGGCCGCGGCGAGCGCCGCGAGCTTCCATGTGGCACCTCGGAGGATGGCGACCACGGTGCCCACGTGGATCGCAGCGATCCCCAGCACGTTGAAGAGCTGGCCGAGGCTGGGGCCGGGTTTGGGTACGACGACTCGTGTAGGGCTCGATGCAGGCGCTTGCGTCATGGGTTCCAAGGTGGATGGAGCATCGAGCACGCCCGTCACTGGGGCTCACGACGCCGGTCATGATTCCGTCATGCGATGCAGCAGCCGGCGCGCCGGCGGATCGGCGCAGGGCGTCGACGAGCGCGCGATCTCAGGGGCGCAGCGAGAGGACGTCGATCGCTGGCCCGGCGGAGACCCGGATCTCGCTCGCTCGGAGGGGATCGCCGTCGAGGATGTAGGGGCCGTCGCCGAGCGAGGCCGCGCTGGGCTCGGCACCGAACCGGACCGTGAAATCTTGGACGAGGTCGTCGAAGTGGTCCCTGCCGCCGATCCGGCGGCCCGCGAGGACGAGCGGCGCGCGCGGCCCGAGCTCTCGAGGGGGCAGGGCGCTGGCGACGAGGTGAGGGCGATCGAGATCCTCCCCTGCCCGGTAGGTGACGAGCATGTGGATCCCGAGGTCGCGCACTGCAGAAGAGCAGATGAGCGACCAGGCGCGTGGGGCGAGCTGCCGCCCCTCCACGTCGATCGTGCACGGCAGCGGGTCGAGGACGCGGCGCGCGTAGGCGCCGCCGTAGAAGGACTCGATGAACACCCGCGCCACGATGCGCGCAGCGGCGCCGTAGCCGTCGCCTCCGCGCTCGTAATAGACATCGAAGAAGCTGGCCACGAGCCCGGTGCCGAAGATGAAGCCGATGCGCTCCTCGACACCGCCGCGGGTCGTCGCGCGCACGCGCAAGGTCGGCCGGCGGACGGCGCCCTGGATGGCCGCGCCGCTCGGGAGGCCGCGAACCCGGCTGACCGTCCGCGCGAGGAGCACCGCCGGATCGCCGGTCATGCCCCAGTTCCGCGCGACGGTCGCCACGGTTCCGCCTGGCAGCAGGACAAGAGGCGGCAACGAGCGCTCGCCGAAGGCGCGCGCGAGGGCCGTGACGCCGGCCATGAAGCTGCCGTCGCCGCCCGAGAGCGCGACGAGATCCGTGCCTCGCCGGGCGAGCCGCTCGCAGACTTCCGCGAGCTCCGCGACGTTCGAGGTCGGGTGGAGCTCCGCCGCGCCAGCGCACGCAACCGCCATGCGGTCGATGAGCGACGGCTTCGCCCGGTACCGGCGCGCCGTGGTGTTGACGATGACGTCGATACGCATGGTGCCGGAACGTGAGCGCCCTATAGAACGGATTCCCCGGGTGGTCGAGCCGAAGGGGCTTCGAACGCGAACTTCGGCGCGGTAAGACGCGCGCATGCGCCGCGTGCTCTCCGGGTCGATCCTCGCCGGCCTCCTCTCGATCGTCGCCGTCACCGGCTGCGCGAGCTCGGCCTCCCTACGCGCAGCCGAGGCGGGCAGGTTCGATGAGCTGCGCCGCACGTTGGGCGACGAGCTTCGCCGCGGCGCGCTGGACAGCGACGACGTACGAGCGATTGCCCGCGCGATCGCGCGGGGGGAGATCGCGCGCGCGACGCCGCCATCGGGGGCCGATCGGCTGCGCGAGCTCCGGACGTGCGCGCGCGCGCTGGAGGACGCGCTGGTCGAGCGCGCCGCGGGCTCGGACGCGATCGCGACCGCCGCGGAGATGCTCCTCCTCGAGGCGGGGCTCACCGACCCGGAGAGCGTGAAGCGGTACGCGAGCGACGCGGCGGCGGGGCGATACCCTGGCAAGGACGCGGCGCTCGGCGCGCTGGAGACGCGGGCGCTCGTCACAGCCGAGGACGGCGCGGTGCGCCGCTCGCGGATGCTCGACGGAGATCAGGAGGTCCGCGTCTCGGCGCTCCGCGCCGCCGCCGCGGCAGCGGATCCGAGCGACCGGGGAGCGCTGCTCGAGGCGGCGCGGCTCGATCCTTACCCGCTCGCGCGGACGCTGGCGATCCGCGCCGCCGGGGCGCTCGGCGATCAGGAGGTCGTGCTGGCGCTGCGCGATATCTGGACCCTCTCGGATGAACCCGGGCGCGAGGCGATCGCCGAAGCGTGGGCGACGCCGCGCGCGATGGGCGGCGGCGGGCGCGCGCAGCTGCTCTGGGCGATCTCCACCCAGCGCGGCGCGCCCGCGATCGCCGCGGCGCGCGCGCTGGTCCGCGCGGGAGGCGAGGGCGTCGGCGAAGCGGTCTCCGTCCTCATCGGCGCCATCCGCTCCAGCCAGAGCCGGGATCGCGTCTACGCCATCCTCTCCGCGCCGCTCCAGGACATGGCGGTGCGATCTGCGCTCATCGAGGCGCAGGGCGATCCGGATGAGGCCGTGGTCTTCGCCGTCCACAGCCGCCACGTCGACGCCGCGCCGCGGGACGTCGCGGCGCGCGAGCGCTCCGCGGCGGTCGCTTGGCTCATGAAGCTCGCCGCGGGGACGTCGACGCGCGCGGTGCTCGCGCGGGGAGCCCTCGCACGTGCAGGCATTCGCGCGGTCGTGCCGCTGCTGGAGCGCGATGTCCGATCCCGCGAGATCCCGGTGCGCGAGGCGGCGGGGGCGGGCTTGGTCGCGCTCGGCGAGATCCCGCGCGCCGCATCGCTCCTCGCCGACGCCGAGCCCCAGGTCAGGACCTCGGTGGCCTGCGAGATCCTCGGGGCGTTCTGAGCGTTGCCAGGGCGGCGCCCGAGGTGGTCCGGTCGTTCAGAACTTCGAGACGAGCTCGAGCCGCGCGCCCTCGAACGGCGGGAAGAACCGGCACACGCCCGAGACGCAACGCAGTCCCCCGCGCCGCTGGCCAACGAAGAGCTGCGCGGTGTCGATGATCCGATCGAGCGCCGTCCTCGTCGACCCGGCCTTCCACTGCAGCCCCCCGTTGAAGAAATGGCAGAGCTCGGTGTCCTTGCCAGGTTCACACCCAGGCTGTGAGGTGTACTCGTAGCCGAACATCGCTGCGAGGTGGGGCGACCACTGGAGCGCGAGGTAGTTGTCCCCTTCGACCCAGGAAGATTCGAAGTTCTCCGGCCTGTAACGGCGACGGCTGTTGCCTTGCGCCTGGATCGAGAACGCGCCGGCGAGGTGCTTCACGACGTCGTAACGGACATAGCCCTCGCTGTAGAAGACATGGCCAGTGTCGGCCTCATCGGATTGCCGGACTCCAGCCCACGCGCGCACGTGAGAGCGGCTGCCGTCGAAATCGATCTCGGTGCCTGCTGCGGTATCCCAGGTGTCGGTCCTGTTCGTGTCGTCCGTCTTGCAGTCATAGTTCGCCTGGCGCTCGGAGAAGCTCACATAGCGACCGAGCCAGGCATAGATGGCCGCGCTCCGGGTGAAGCGGTAGTCGACGCGCCCGCGCCCGCCGGTCACGCAGACGTTGGGCGCTCCGATCGGCTCGACGTAGATGGGCTCCGCCGTAGGAGGCTGGTTGTACGCCACGCCCTCGAACTCCGGCGCATTGAACCCCGGGTTCGACAGCGAAGAGACGTCGATGTTGGCCGACAGCGGGAAGAATCGCCGGTAGTGCTTCCCTTCCAGGGCGACGGCGAGCGGACCTCCACGCCCGTTCGCCGCCAGATAGACCGCATAGCCGGACATGTCCTTTGCAGGCACGCCATCACGGTCGAGATGACCGCCACGGAGCTGCTGACCGGCAACCTCGACGTAGACATCGCCGCGCTCTGCGATGGACGGAATGCTCACCGAGCC comes from the Sorangium aterium genome and includes:
- a CDS encoding diacylglycerol/lipid kinase family protein, which translates into the protein MRIDVIVNTTARRYRAKPSLIDRMAVACAGAAELHPTSNVAELAEVCERLARRGTDLVALSGGDGSFMAGVTALARAFGERSLPPLVLLPGGTVATVARNWGMTGDPAVLLARTVSRVRGLPSGAAIQGAVRRPTLRVRATTRGGVEERIGFIFGTGLVASFFDVYYERGGDGYGAAARIVARVFIESFYGGAYARRVLDPLPCTIDVEGRQLAPRAWSLICSSAVRDLGIHMLVTYRAGEDLDRPHLVASALPPRELGPRAPLVLAGRRIGGRDHFDDLVQDFTVRFGAEPSAASLGDGPYILDGDPLRASEIRVSAGPAIDVLSLRP